The Paenibacillus sophorae genome has a segment encoding these proteins:
- a CDS encoding transglycosylase domain-containing protein, whose protein sequence is MAQENMKKTATDIRPRRSWLRRVGSVVKWLFILGVMGVLFAGGAVGGLVASIVKDDPVRSEQTIQERIGENVVTGFAYFRDGMPIGQLRTEEDRRLVAYNDIPKVVIDAVLAIEDNRFYEHHGVDINGTMRAVKQKLLNESVQTGGSTLTQQLARRVFLNLDKTEDRKVKEILLSLRLERFLSKDEILTAYLNKVPFGNGANGYNVYGIKAAAKGLFGVDDLDKLNIAQAAYLAGLPQLPSAYSAFNGYGEFNEAAFNRALDRQHLVLRRMLEENKITSSQYQEALAFDIKKSLAPHTKKAYVTFPYLMMETERQAAGILLSLANNNNQESSKGVSQLEEARQQLLTGGYRVYTTIDKKVYNAMHSISEDSSNFTKESKSKGLEQTAGMMIDNKTGAILGMIEGRDFNVESMNYATQMVRQPGSTMKPIAAYLPALEEGVIQPASILDDAPIILKDGTKGFHIPKNANNRYQGLVTARYALNNSLNLPALKLFDEKVGIKNAWAFAKKLGITTIQDEDYSAQTGVLGGLKYGVSVQDLTNAYSAIGNKGEFNDAYMIEKIVDSKGKIIYQHKVIPERVFSEQSAYLMTDMLRTVITDGTGSTVKSNYKHSKDIPIVGKTGSTQNYADVWFMGYTPDITLGMWVGYKEQINTLETRTQRRQAQALWAKVMNAVIEKKPDLFPTKKFDQPDGIVKETVSAYSGKLPTSLTDKFTTDIFNKKFVPKDSDDGISRAKYITYGGVNYIPRDGTPDDFLKEKIVVSREKPIEELVKELQAAFPSMKEHEPLEYYLPADAKTGVPTEVDPREDDGNAPTAPGKVELYYNNGKAVIRFTQSGSPDVVGYRLYRSVNGGPFQKADVLLAGDGTSFTTDTPASDYAVFYVAAVDVAGNETASGSVGGGAPTPEPSPSPEDGLFPGIEATPGEDIVPGPSATPGTSDEPGTTVDPGNIIDPGAVLIQPNGNDSQGKVQSSNNKVNARGKRGAH, encoded by the coding sequence ATGGCTCAGGAAAATATGAAAAAAACAGCGACGGACATTCGCCCGCGAAGGTCCTGGCTGCGCAGGGTCGGTTCCGTCGTGAAATGGTTGTTCATTCTTGGCGTAATGGGCGTCCTGTTCGCAGGCGGCGCCGTAGGAGGACTTGTCGCTTCCATAGTCAAAGATGACCCCGTCCGCTCCGAGCAGACGATTCAGGAAAGAATCGGCGAGAACGTTGTGACAGGGTTCGCCTATTTCCGCGACGGCATGCCGATCGGCCAGCTCCGGACGGAGGAGGACCGCAGGCTGGTCGCCTATAATGATATTCCCAAAGTCGTTATTGACGCTGTTCTCGCAATCGAGGACAACCGTTTTTACGAGCATCATGGTGTGGATATCAACGGTACGATGCGCGCCGTCAAGCAAAAACTGCTGAACGAGTCCGTGCAGACCGGCGGAAGCACCCTTACCCAGCAGCTTGCCAGACGCGTATTCTTAAACCTGGATAAGACGGAAGACCGCAAGGTGAAGGAAATTCTGCTGTCGCTGCGGCTGGAGCGCTTTTTGAGCAAAGATGAAATTTTAACGGCTTATCTGAACAAGGTTCCCTTCGGCAACGGAGCGAACGGCTATAACGTCTACGGCATCAAAGCCGCAGCCAAGGGATTGTTCGGCGTCGATGATCTTGACAAGCTGAATATTGCCCAGGCTGCCTATTTGGCCGGCCTCCCCCAGCTTCCTTCCGCCTATTCGGCGTTCAACGGATATGGGGAATTCAATGAGGCTGCGTTTAACCGCGCGCTCGACCGCCAGCACCTTGTCCTGCGGCGCATGCTGGAGGAGAACAAAATTACGTCATCCCAGTATCAGGAAGCTTTGGCCTTTGATATCAAGAAATCCCTGGCTCCGCACACCAAGAAAGCCTACGTTACTTTTCCTTATCTCATGATGGAAACGGAGCGCCAGGCGGCGGGAATCCTGCTTTCGCTGGCTAACAACAATAATCAGGAGAGCTCCAAGGGCGTTTCACAGCTTGAAGAGGCTCGCCAGCAACTGCTGACAGGCGGATACCGGGTGTATACGACAATCGATAAAAAAGTATACAACGCGATGCACAGCATCTCCGAGGACAGCAGCAATTTTACTAAGGAAAGCAAAAGCAAAGGTCTCGAACAGACCGCCGGAATGATGATCGACAATAAGACCGGCGCGATTCTGGGAATGATCGAAGGACGTGATTTCAATGTCGAAAGCATGAATTACGCCACTCAGATGGTCCGTCAGCCAGGATCGACAATGAAACCGATCGCTGCTTATCTGCCCGCTCTTGAGGAAGGGGTGATTCAGCCCGCAAGCATTTTGGACGACGCGCCGATTATTCTGAAGGACGGTACGAAGGGCTTTCACATTCCCAAGAATGCCAATAACCGTTATCAGGGCCTCGTGACGGCAAGATATGCGCTCAACAACTCCTTGAACCTGCCGGCGCTTAAGCTGTTCGACGAAAAGGTTGGGATCAAGAACGCCTGGGCTTTTGCTAAAAAACTGGGAATCACGACCATACAGGACGAAGACTATAGCGCACAGACCGGGGTTCTCGGGGGATTAAAATATGGTGTGTCCGTCCAGGATTTAACCAATGCCTATTCCGCCATTGGCAACAAAGGCGAATTTAACGATGCCTATATGATCGAGAAAATCGTCGATTCGAAGGGAAAAATCATCTATCAGCATAAGGTTATTCCGGAGCGTGTATTCTCCGAGCAAAGCGCTTATTTAATGACCGACATGCTGCGCACCGTTATTACTGACGGGACGGGAAGCACCGTCAAGAGTAATTACAAGCATTCCAAGGATATCCCGATTGTCGGCAAGACGGGGTCCACCCAGAATTATGCGGACGTATGGTTCATGGGCTACACTCCTGACATAACACTGGGCATGTGGGTCGGCTACAAAGAACAGATCAATACGCTTGAAACCAGAACGCAGCGGAGACAGGCGCAAGCCCTGTGGGCCAAGGTAATGAACGCGGTCATTGAGAAAAAACCGGACCTGTTCCCCACGAAGAAATTTGATCAGCCGGACGGCATCGTCAAAGAGACCGTATCGGCATACAGCGGCAAGCTGCCAACCTCGCTCACGGATAAATTTACGACCGATATTTTCAATAAAAAATTTGTGCCGAAGGATAGCGACGACGGAATTTCAAGAGCCAAATACATTACATACGGCGGAGTGAATTATATCCCGCGTGACGGGACGCCGGATGACTTCCTGAAGGAGAAGATCGTAGTTTCCAGAGAGAAGCCGATCGAGGAACTGGTCAAGGAACTGCAGGCCGCCTTCCCGTCCATGAAAGAGCATGAACCGCTGGAGTACTATCTGCCTGCGGATGCGAAGACGGGCGTTCCGACGGAGGTCGACCCTCGCGAGGACGACGGCAACGCTCCGACGGCACCGGGGAAGGTTGAGCTTTATTATAACAACGGTAAGGCAGTCATCCGCTTTACCCAGAGCGGCTCGCCCGATGTCGTCGGTTATCGGCTATACCGTTCCGTAAACGGAGGCCCATTCCAAAAAGCGGATGTGCTTCTGGCTGGGGACGGTACGTCGTTCACAACGGATACCCCGGCAAGCGACTATGCTGTTTTTTATGTCGCAGCGGTTGATGTGGCCGGAAATGAAACAGCTTCGGGCAGTGTCGGCGGGGGCGCTCCGACGCCGGAGCCGTCGCCAAGTCCGGAAGACGGCCTGTTCCCGGGCATTGAGGCTACACCTGGAGAGGACATTGTGCCGGGTCCAAGCGCGACTCCCGGTACGTCCGACGAGCCTGGGACGACCGTTGATCCCGGGAATATCATTGATCCCGGGGCCGTCCTGATTCAGCCCAATGGAAACGATAGTCAGGGCAAGGTGCAAAGCAGCAACAACAAGGTGAATGCCAGGGGGAAGCGCGGCGCTCACTAG
- the tyrS gene encoding tyrosine--tRNA ligase — protein MKWEELSPEQQREVERQLEIIARGVVEIVPEEELKRKIMKSVVSGVPLNVKLGLDPSAPDIHVGHTVVMHKLRQFQELGHQVQLIIGDFTGRIGDPTGKSETRKQLTEEDVKRNAETYKKQLHKILDPEKTKVYYNSEWLGPMTFADVVGLSAKVTVARMLERDDFTKRYQSGQPISIHEFFYPLMQGMDSVALKSDVELGGTDQKFNLLMGRTLQKEYGVDTQAAIMTPLLEGLDGVQKMSKSLGNYIGIDEEPNEIYGKAMSVPDELMLKYYSLATDIDNEELKELEKGLESGTVHPRDAKMKLANTFVRMYHGAEAADAAQQHFVTVFQQRALPDDIETAVLPAAELTDGAIRLTKLLTLIGFAASNGEAKRSIQQGAVKLNEQKLSDPNADIVPQDGDIIQVGKRKFAKLTLE, from the coding sequence ATGAAGTGGGAAGAATTATCGCCGGAGCAGCAGCGTGAGGTCGAGCGCCAACTGGAGATTATCGCGCGCGGAGTTGTGGAAATCGTGCCGGAAGAGGAACTGAAGCGAAAAATCATGAAATCGGTCGTCTCCGGCGTGCCGCTCAATGTCAAGCTGGGTCTGGACCCGTCGGCGCCGGATATCCATGTGGGCCATACGGTCGTTATGCATAAGCTGCGCCAATTTCAGGAGCTGGGCCATCAGGTGCAGCTGATTATCGGGGATTTCACGGGGCGGATCGGCGACCCGACGGGCAAATCGGAAACGCGCAAGCAGCTGACCGAGGAGGATGTGAAGCGGAACGCGGAAACATACAAGAAGCAGCTTCATAAAATCCTTGATCCCGAGAAGACAAAAGTATACTACAATTCGGAATGGCTCGGGCCAATGACCTTTGCGGATGTTGTGGGATTGTCGGCAAAAGTGACCGTTGCGCGCATGCTGGAGCGTGACGATTTCACCAAGCGGTACCAGAGCGGACAGCCGATCAGCATTCACGAGTTCTTCTATCCGCTGATGCAGGGCATGGATTCCGTGGCTCTGAAAAGCGACGTGGAGCTCGGCGGAACGGACCAGAAATTCAATCTGCTGATGGGACGCACGCTGCAAAAAGAATACGGCGTCGATACCCAGGCTGCAATTATGACTCCGCTGCTTGAAGGCCTTGACGGCGTACAGAAGATGAGCAAGAGTCTTGGCAACTACATCGGCATTGACGAAGAGCCGAATGAAATTTACGGCAAAGCCATGTCCGTCCCGGATGAGCTGATGCTGAAATATTATTCGCTTGCGACTGACATCGACAACGAGGAACTGAAAGAGCTGGAGAAAGGACTGGAGTCTGGAACGGTTCATCCGCGGGACGCCAAAATGAAGCTGGCGAATACGTTCGTCAGAATGTATCACGGCGCCGAGGCGGCGGATGCAGCGCAGCAGCACTTTGTGACCGTATTCCAGCAGCGGGCGCTGCCGGACGATATCGAAACAGCGGTTCTGCCAGCTGCGGAGCTAACGGATGGCGCCATTCGGCTGACAAAGTTGCTTACGCTGATTGGCTTTGCCGCTTCCAATGGGGAAGCTAAGCGCAGCATTCAGCAGGGGGCCGTCAAGCTGAACGAACAGAAGCTAAGCGACCCGAATGCCGACATCGTCCCCCAGGACGGGGACATCATTCAGGTAGGCAAGCGCAAGTTCGCCAAGCTGACTCTGGAATAG
- the rpsD gene encoding 30S ribosomal protein S4, which produces MARYTGPKFKLSRRLGISLSGTGKDLKRPFPPGQHGANQRRKVSNYGQQLLEKQKLRHMYGLGEKQFRTLFHKAHGMQGIAGENFMFLLESRLDNLVYRLGFANSRAGARQLVSHGHVTVNGKKVDIASYLVSTGDVIGLRERSRALSSVKEALVNRTHLPAYLEYSDAAVEGKFIRLPERAELSQDIDEKQIVEFYNR; this is translated from the coding sequence ATGGCACGTTACACCGGACCTAAATTCAAACTCAGCCGTCGTCTGGGCATTTCCCTGAGCGGCACTGGCAAAGACCTGAAACGCCCTTTCCCTCCGGGACAGCATGGCGCTAACCAACGCAGAAAAGTAAGCAACTACGGTCAACAGCTTCTGGAGAAGCAAAAACTGCGTCACATGTACGGCTTGGGCGAAAAACAATTCCGCACTTTGTTCCACAAAGCGCACGGCATGCAGGGGATCGCAGGCGAGAACTTCATGTTCCTGCTTGAGAGCCGTCTGGACAACCTCGTTTACCGTCTTGGCTTTGCCAACTCCCGCGCAGGAGCGCGTCAATTGGTTTCCCACGGCCACGTAACGGTCAACGGCAAAAAGGTTGACATCGCTTCTTACCTTGTGAGCACCGGCGACGTTATCGGCCTTCGTGAGAGAAGCCGTGCCTTGTCTTCCGTTAAGGAAGCACTGGTTAACCGCACTCATCTGCCAGCTTACCTGGAATACTCCGACGCTGCAGTGGAAGGTAAGTTCATCCGTCTGCCTGAGCGCGCTGAGCTTTCCCAAGATATCGACGAGAAACAAATCGTCGAATTCTACAACCGTTAA
- a CDS encoding sensor domain-containing diguanylate cyclase has translation MSEQEAIGCMDSHERIRKAQTSGRSFKDPVEWLGRMDINRHDFPYASGLIADSFDEWYKKDAALSFTESWKWCIFDYTGKWLADSSGAREPGNPLWEQIVAVCLQTAGECTLQIEENGVETSFFAMPVGTRSNGEIFALLGCAMPTEQFAKGGRNAAEAMAKHFSTCFYRQFEYVFVTDLASVHIHEERESSRRSLLFQIVQRMYDSIDVDAVLTEVIASISAMYPGADLTLYMSQDHRRAHPQVKHLPLRWNQEDVCGKAFKSGRVALRTINEDNQLVEIGLPLGGKQGVYGVFHLVMRVPAHQNMDNMDMSFLSMVASTAGTAFENAKLYERSNQLIRELRMSNGLSERLNQSLQLGETFEAAFEGLLEMFEADYCCILHYSEDKDGLEAVMCNYPGLSNEIIEVGRGIGGKVYSLGEPVILTEYDQSGARSRLMDFTDSQSLIATPLSVGGEVRGAIMLAHRRPHYFSFDNFRLLQALAGQIGLAVGNALLHAEVHRLANRDSLTGLHARHYLDQSIKEMQNCDFCGTLVVVDIDNFKSVNDTYGHQKGDHILKQVSDILRASIRQGDLAARWGGEELALYLPQLNAQQAYVVAERIRLRVQKETDPSVTVSCGIAEWDWTEKDRASADSLFYRADMALYEAKNNGRNKVVVEAEVRQN, from the coding sequence ATGTCAGAGCAGGAAGCTATAGGCTGCATGGACAGCCATGAACGGATACGAAAAGCCCAGACATCGGGGCGCAGCTTCAAGGATCCCGTCGAGTGGCTTGGGAGAATGGACATTAATCGGCATGATTTTCCTTATGCTTCAGGCTTGATTGCGGACAGTTTTGATGAATGGTACAAAAAGGACGCCGCGCTTTCTTTTACAGAGTCGTGGAAATGGTGCATATTTGATTATACGGGCAAGTGGCTGGCTGACAGCAGCGGAGCAAGAGAGCCGGGCAACCCTTTATGGGAGCAGATTGTGGCTGTCTGTTTGCAAACGGCCGGGGAGTGCACACTTCAAATTGAAGAGAACGGAGTGGAAACGTCTTTTTTCGCAATGCCGGTGGGCACCAGGTCTAACGGGGAGATCTTTGCCCTGCTCGGATGCGCAATGCCCACGGAGCAGTTCGCAAAAGGCGGGCGCAATGCTGCCGAGGCAATGGCCAAGCATTTCAGCACATGCTTCTACAGGCAATTCGAATATGTATTTGTGACCGATCTTGCAAGCGTGCATATTCACGAAGAACGCGAGAGCAGCCGCCGTTCGCTGCTGTTTCAGATTGTGCAGCGGATGTATGACAGCATCGACGTCGACGCTGTGCTGACCGAGGTAATCGCCAGCATTTCCGCGATGTATCCGGGGGCCGACCTTACGCTCTACATGTCACAGGATCACCGCCGCGCGCATCCTCAGGTGAAGCATCTCCCGCTTCGCTGGAATCAGGAAGACGTCTGCGGGAAGGCGTTCAAGAGCGGCCGAGTGGCCCTGCGGACAATTAACGAGGATAACCAGCTTGTAGAGATTGGATTGCCTCTTGGCGGCAAGCAGGGCGTATATGGTGTGTTCCATTTGGTGATGCGGGTTCCAGCCCATCAGAACATGGATAACATGGATATGTCTTTTCTGTCCATGGTGGCGAGCACCGCGGGAACCGCCTTTGAGAACGCGAAGCTGTATGAGCGTTCCAATCAGCTTATACGCGAACTGCGGATGAGCAATGGGTTGAGCGAACGCTTGAATCAGAGTCTTCAGTTGGGTGAAACCTTTGAAGCGGCTTTTGAAGGACTGCTGGAAATGTTTGAGGCCGACTACTGCTGCATTCTCCATTACAGCGAAGACAAGGATGGACTTGAGGCGGTCATGTGCAACTACCCCGGCCTGAGCAATGAAATCATCGAAGTCGGCAGGGGAATAGGAGGAAAGGTATATTCCTTGGGAGAACCGGTCATTTTAACCGAGTATGACCAATCGGGTGCAAGGTCGAGACTAATGGACTTTACGGATTCACAGTCGCTGATCGCTACTCCGCTAAGCGTTGGCGGGGAAGTGCGCGGAGCGATTATGCTGGCTCACCGGCGCCCGCACTATTTTTCCTTTGATAATTTCAGGCTGCTACAAGCGCTTGCGGGACAAATCGGCCTCGCAGTGGGCAATGCGCTTCTGCATGCGGAGGTGCACCGGCTCGCCAACAGAGATTCGCTGACCGGGCTGCATGCAAGGCATTACCTCGATCAATCCATTAAGGAAATGCAGAACTGCGATTTCTGCGGCACTCTCGTTGTCGTCGATATCGACAATTTCAAATCGGTAAACGATACATACGGACATCAAAAAGGCGACCATATTCTGAAGCAGGTGAGCGATATTTTACGGGCGTCGATCCGTCAGGGAGATCTGGCGGCAAGGTGGGGCGGCGAAGAGCTGGCACTCTACCTGCCGCAGTTGAACGCACAGCAAGCCTATGTTGTGGCGGAACGTATCCGGTTGCGGGTTCAGAAAGAGACGGACCCCTCCGTTACCGTCTCCTGCGGTATTGCGGAGTGGGACTGGACGGAAAAAGACCGTGCGAGCGCGGATTCCCTTTTTTACAGGGCGGACATGGCGCTGTATGAGGCGAAGAACAACGGCAGGAACAAAGTGGTGGTAGAGGCGGAGGTCCGCCAGAATTGA
- a CDS encoding aminopeptidase: MKDPRIQKLAANLVGYSVNVQPGENVLVEMIGSERDLVKAIVEEIGKAGGHAFVQLIDRTVLRSMLMTATEESLCTWAEIDLNRMKQMQAYIGIRAGENVNDLSDVPEEKMRLYNSLYSHPVHSEQRVKHTKWVVLRYPNSSMAQLANTSTEAFEDFYFNVCNLDYAKMDKAQDPLAELMSKTEKVRITGPGTDISFSIKGIGAQKCSGHRNIPDGEVYSAPVRDSVNGTISYNAPTLYNGITFENIKLTFANGKIVEATSNDTARLNEILDSDEGARHIGEFAIGFNPYILHPMKDILFDEKIAGSLHFTPGQAYDVTDNGNRSSIHWDLVLIQRPEYGGGEIYFDDRLIRKDGVFVIPELEALNPEHLK; the protein is encoded by the coding sequence ATGAAAGATCCCCGAATTCAGAAATTGGCCGCAAATCTGGTCGGCTACTCCGTAAACGTACAACCGGGTGAGAACGTGTTGGTCGAAATGATCGGCAGTGAACGTGATCTCGTTAAAGCTATTGTAGAGGAAATCGGGAAGGCCGGAGGCCATGCGTTTGTGCAGCTGATCGACCGTACCGTACTGCGCAGCATGCTGATGACTGCTACTGAGGAAAGTCTGTGTACTTGGGCTGAAATCGATTTGAACCGTATGAAGCAAATGCAGGCATATATCGGCATCCGCGCCGGCGAGAATGTCAACGACTTGTCCGACGTGCCGGAAGAGAAAATGCGTCTGTACAATTCGCTTTATTCCCATCCTGTACATAGCGAGCAGCGGGTGAAGCATACGAAATGGGTAGTCCTGCGGTATCCGAACTCCAGCATGGCACAGCTTGCCAATACGAGCACGGAAGCTTTTGAGGATTTTTATTTCAACGTCTGCAACCTGGATTACGCCAAAATGGATAAAGCCCAGGACCCGCTTGCGGAACTCATGAGCAAGACGGAGAAGGTGCGGATCACGGGTCCTGGAACGGATATTTCCTTTTCCATCAAAGGGATCGGCGCCCAGAAATGTTCGGGTCATAGAAACATTCCGGACGGCGAAGTATACAGCGCGCCTGTGCGCGATTCAGTCAACGGTACGATCAGCTATAACGCGCCAACCTTATATAACGGCATCACGTTTGAGAACATCAAGCTTACCTTTGCAAACGGCAAAATTGTTGAAGCGACCAGCAACGATACCGCCCGCCTTAACGAGATTCTGGATTCGGACGAAGGCGCGCGCCATATCGGTGAGTTCGCCATCGGCTTCAATCCTTATATTTTGCATCCGATGAAAGATATTCTGTTCGATGAAAAAATCGCCGGCAGCCTCCATTTTACGCCGGGTCAAGCATACGACGTGACCGACAACGGGAACCGTTCCTCCATTCATTGGGATCTCGTTCTGATCCAGCGTCCTGAATACGGCGGCGGGGAAATTTATTTCGACGACAGACTGATCCGAAAGGACGGCGTGTTCGTCATTCCGGAACTCGAAGCGCTTAACCCGGAGCATTTGAAATAG
- a CDS encoding HPr family phosphocarrier protein produces MSSNSNNAAIVEIAQTASKFASSIVLQADSKYIDVKSILGLFTTLVSSQNYELHVHGSDAEDAKKAMSEVFAKHSLKFTVVEE; encoded by the coding sequence ATGTCCAGTAACAGTAACAATGCAGCCATCGTGGAAATTGCTCAAACGGCGAGCAAGTTCGCTTCCTCGATCGTCCTTCAGGCTGACAGCAAGTACATTGACGTAAAAAGTATCCTTGGTCTGTTCACAACTCTGGTATCCAGCCAGAATTATGAACTGCATGTACATGGCAGCGATGCCGAGGATGCGAAGAAGGCGATGAGTGAAGTCTTCGCCAAGCACAGCCTGAAATTTACGGTTGTAGAGGAATAA
- a CDS encoding YlaN family protein: MTSSELQEQLNILAVTLLQEDADKIQKLIEVQMENLATRYCPLYEEVLDTQMYGFSREVDFAVRAGLLPELTGREIVSKLERELAVLYEALNEKAKQ; encoded by the coding sequence ATGACTTCGTCGGAATTGCAGGAACAATTAAACATCTTAGCAGTCACTCTTCTGCAAGAAGATGCCGATAAGATTCAGAAGCTCATCGAAGTGCAGATGGAGAATCTGGCAACTCGCTACTGCCCTCTCTATGAGGAAGTGCTGGACACCCAAATGTACGGCTTCTCCAGAGAGGTCGACTTTGCGGTCAGAGCGGGTCTGCTGCCCGAGCTTACAGGCAGAGAAATTGTAAGCAAGCTTGAACGGGAACTGGCGGTATTGTATGAAGCGCTGAACGAGAAGGCGAAACAATAG
- the cax gene encoding calcium/proton exchanger, which produces MKKWISPSLLVITFALSAIGHYANWDHTLQFVLSAIAVVFVAGFLGRATESVAHYAGQRLGGFLNATFGNAAELIIAFFLVKEGLFDMVKASLTGSIIGNLLLVLGLSIFAGGLKFKVQNFNVTLAGMNGSLMIVGVIALFVPAMFLSTHSITEGETDTLSLVVAGVLIVAYIAWLLFSMITHKQYLDDVTADSEEELPNEHAPSWSKGKSILYLILATVMVAFVSEWLVGTLESLTERFGLSELFVGAFLVAIIGNAAEHSAAILLATKNKIGAAVEIAVGSSLQIALFVAPVLIFASYFLGNTMDIVFTTIELVAIAVAVFIARSITQDGATNWYEGLLLLGVYIILGVSFYLV; this is translated from the coding sequence TTGAAAAAATGGATTTCTCCATCGCTGCTCGTTATCACCTTCGCACTAAGCGCCATCGGACATTACGCCAACTGGGATCATACACTTCAATTCGTGTTGTCCGCCATCGCCGTGGTATTCGTAGCCGGATTTCTCGGCAGAGCAACGGAGAGCGTCGCCCATTACGCCGGTCAACGGCTGGGAGGCTTCCTCAACGCTACCTTCGGCAACGCTGCCGAACTGATTATTGCATTTTTCCTTGTCAAAGAAGGGCTGTTCGACATGGTAAAAGCGAGTTTGACCGGTTCCATTATCGGCAATCTGCTGCTTGTGCTGGGACTTAGCATATTCGCGGGCGGCTTGAAGTTCAAGGTGCAGAATTTCAATGTTACACTGGCTGGGATGAACGGCTCGCTAATGATTGTGGGCGTAATCGCCTTGTTCGTTCCGGCCATGTTCCTAAGCACCCATTCGATTACCGAAGGGGAGACCGATACGCTCAGCCTGGTTGTAGCCGGGGTCCTGATCGTTGCCTATATCGCCTGGCTGCTCTTCTCGATGATTACGCATAAACAATATTTGGACGACGTTACCGCAGACAGTGAGGAAGAGCTGCCGAACGAGCATGCGCCCTCATGGTCAAAGGGTAAATCGATTCTGTACCTGATTCTCGCCACTGTTATGGTCGCTTTTGTCAGTGAATGGCTGGTCGGCACGCTGGAGAGCCTGACTGAACGCTTTGGACTCAGCGAGCTGTTCGTCGGCGCGTTCCTGGTTGCAATTATTGGTAACGCCGCAGAGCACAGCGCCGCCATCCTGCTCGCCACGAAGAACAAGATCGGCGCGGCTGTGGAAATCGCGGTCGGCAGCAGCCTTCAAATCGCCCTGTTCGTGGCGCCTGTACTTATTTTCGCCAGCTATTTTCTCGGCAATACCATGGATATTGTCTTCACCACCATCGAACTGGTGGCGATCGCCGTAGCGGTCTTCATCGCCAGATCGATCACCCAGGACGGCGCGACCAACTGGTACGAAGGGCTGCTGCTTCTGGGCGTGTATATCATCCTCGGCGTTTCTTTCTACCTCGTTTAA
- a CDS encoding Asp23/Gls24 family envelope stress response protein translates to MAEQLQLEMGNIRISNDVVSKIAGMAALETPGIAAMSGGLSEGWAKRLSGKNVQKGVTVEVGQLEAAVDLRIIVLYETPIHEVCRMLQQNVREAVESMTGLRVVEVNVKVEGVAFKNDEIS, encoded by the coding sequence ATGGCGGAACAACTTCAACTGGAAATGGGAAATATACGAATCTCTAATGACGTAGTCTCAAAAATTGCCGGTATGGCTGCCTTGGAGACTCCGGGAATCGCAGCCATGTCAGGAGGGTTGTCGGAAGGCTGGGCCAAGCGTCTCAGCGGTAAAAACGTGCAAAAAGGCGTAACCGTGGAAGTAGGGCAGCTGGAGGCGGCGGTCGATTTGCGGATTATCGTGCTGTACGAAACGCCGATTCACGAGGTATGCCGGATGCTGCAGCAGAACGTCCGCGAAGCGGTGGAGAGCATGACAGGCCTGCGCGTCGTCGAGGTGAACGTCAAGGTGGAAGGCGTTGCTTTCAAGAACGATGAAATTTCGTAA